One window of Strix aluco isolate bStrAlu1 chromosome 24, bStrAlu1.hap1, whole genome shotgun sequence genomic DNA carries:
- the LOC141934215 gene encoding feather keratin Cos1-2, with translation MSCYDQCLPCRPCGPTPLANSCNEPCVRQCQSSTVAIQPSPVVVTLPGPILSSFPQNTVVGSSTSAAVGSILSCDGVPINSGGFDLSCITSRYCGRRCPPC, from the coding sequence atgtcctgctatgaccagtgcctgccatgccggccctgcggaccgaccccgctggccaacagctgcaatgagccctgtgtcaggcagtgccagagctccaccgttgccatccagccctcccccgtggtggtgaccctgcccggacccatcctcagctccttcccacagaacaccgttgtgggctcctccacctccgctgccgttggcagcatcctcagctgtgacggagtgcccatcaactctgggggctttgacctctcctgcattaccagccgctactgtggcagaaggtgcccacCCTGTTAA